A single Dermacentor albipictus isolate Rhodes 1998 colony chromosome 3, USDA_Dalb.pri_finalv2, whole genome shotgun sequence DNA region contains:
- the LOC139057393 gene encoding sodium/potassium-transporting ATPase subunit beta-2-like, whose translation MAPPATDAQEPEKVPLRTVSATADGPEDGAATKADGAPSSDQQQAQQEQGGAFSPWLAKPRVMWWIAVLVAILLVAVVLIATLLSTGREIDDTVWTDDASLLTVWPRPKGKHRMIWFRHGSLPYEGREWPELTAQLSGLVSAYDPVRASRNSNVSECFGRRPEHGKVCLFDIRAVAPECTAALDFGYKEGSPCVFLQFSNVLGWEPAPIAKHEAAQLLPAALLPLLKPDLVLLQCEGDTVVDRENLGGVVYTPYQGFRTEFFPYTGHKDYMAPLVAVQFRKPSTAIVIGVRCRLWVRNPPPANASAELFFNLLVD comes from the exons ATGGCACCACCAGCGACCGACGCACAGGAGCCTGAGAAG GTTCCGCTACGCACAGTCTCGGCGACTGCCGATGGTCCCGAGGACGGCGCTGCGACGAAGGCCGATGGCGCCCCGTCCTCCGACcagcagcaagcacagcaggAGCAGGGGGGCGCCTTCAGCCCGTGGCTGGCCAAGCCGCGGGTCATGTGGTGGATCGCCGTGCTGGTGGCCATCCTGCTCGTGGCGGTCGTGCTTATCGCCACGCTGCTCTCCACCGGAAGGGAGATCGACGACACGGTGTGGACGGACGACGCCTCCCTGCTGACAGTGTGGCCACGGCCCAAAGGGAAGCACCGAATGATCTG GTTCCGCCACGGAAGCTTGCCGTACGAAGGTCGCGAATGGCCCGAGCTGACTGCGCAGCTCAGCGGTCTCGTGTCGGCCTACGACCCCGTGCGCGCGTCGCGCAACTCCAACGTAAGCGAGTGCTTCGGCCGGCGGCCGGAACACGGCAAGGTGTGCCTCTTCGACATCCGTGCCGTAGCTCCCGAGTGCACGGCGGCGCTCGACTTCGGCTACAAGGAAGGCAGTCCCTGCGTGTTCCTCCAGTTCTCCAACGTTCTAGGCTGGGAGCCCGCACCCATCGCGAAGCACGAGGCGGCGCAGCTGCTGCCGGCGGCCCTGCTGCCACTGCTCAAGCCGGACCTCGTACTGCTGCAGTGCGAGGGCGACACCGTGGTGGACCGCGAAAACCTGGGCGGCGTGGTGTACACGCCGTACCAGGGCTTCCGCACCGAGTTCTTCCCGTACACGGGACACAAGGACTACATGGCGCCCCTGGTGGCCGTCCAGTTTAGGAAACCCTCGACGGCCATAGTGATCGGCGTCCGCTGCCGCCTCTGGGTGCGAAACCCGCCGCCGGCGAATGCCTCGGCCGAGCTCTTCTTCAACTTGCTCGTCGACTGA